A window of the Myxococcus fulvus genome harbors these coding sequences:
- a CDS encoding sensor histidine kinase, with amino-acid sequence MDHHLTGEGPASDDTALWDQFPESVAICSLEGVCLYANPALERAFGGRREELFGRTPWEVYPEVLREELQERFRRVSATGEPEEFEWHFASRERWFVLRLFRGQGRVYVFSRENTSEKKQEAILRGLYDETRRAQRHAAFLAQASEVLTSSLEHDEILQRLTHLAVPPLADGCSVDVPMPDGSVRRVSMAHVRPEMVEATRAYHTRYPILLDAPHGVGKVLRTGTTEYVAELRPEIVARAFQDEAHGRATLALGVSAYIIVPLMSRGRVLGALSLVNTEKGRRYTQADVRLAEDLARRAATSLDNGRLYTEAHEAVRARDSFLSVASHELNTPLTSLTLNVQALRRQLEAHPASVGDVASESISSKVLSVQRQLSRMSGLVRELLDVSRITAGKLRLEREEMDLAALVRELVPRYAEELARAGCALRLETPPTATGSWDKLRVEQVIQNLLSNAIKYGRGHPIEVQVGVDDQRAWLLVRDEGVGIAVEAQSRLFQRFERLASERHYGGLGLGLWIVRQIVDAMDGRILVRSASGQGSTFTVELPRRPPAG; translated from the coding sequence GTGGACCATCATTTGACCGGCGAGGGGCCTGCCAGCGACGACACCGCCCTGTGGGACCAGTTCCCGGAGAGCGTGGCCATCTGTTCCCTGGAAGGGGTGTGCCTCTACGCCAACCCGGCGCTGGAGCGCGCCTTCGGGGGTCGGCGCGAGGAACTCTTCGGCCGCACGCCCTGGGAGGTGTACCCGGAGGTGCTGCGCGAAGAGCTCCAGGAGCGCTTCCGCCGGGTGTCGGCCACGGGGGAGCCGGAGGAGTTCGAGTGGCACTTCGCCAGCCGTGAGCGCTGGTTCGTGCTGCGCCTGTTCCGGGGCCAGGGCCGCGTCTACGTCTTCTCGCGGGAGAACACGTCGGAGAAGAAGCAGGAGGCCATCCTCCGCGGGCTCTACGACGAGACGCGCCGCGCGCAGCGCCACGCGGCCTTCCTGGCGCAGGCCAGCGAGGTGCTCACCTCGTCGCTGGAGCACGACGAAATCCTCCAGCGCCTCACGCACCTGGCGGTGCCGCCGCTGGCGGACGGGTGCAGCGTGGACGTGCCCATGCCGGACGGCAGCGTGCGGCGGGTGTCCATGGCGCACGTGCGGCCGGAGATGGTGGAGGCCACGCGCGCGTACCACACGCGCTACCCCATCCTGCTGGACGCGCCCCACGGCGTGGGCAAGGTGCTGCGCACGGGCACCACGGAGTACGTGGCGGAGCTGCGGCCGGAAATCGTCGCGCGGGCGTTCCAGGACGAGGCGCACGGGCGGGCCACGCTGGCCCTGGGCGTGTCGGCGTACATCATCGTGCCGTTGATGAGCCGGGGGCGGGTGCTGGGCGCGCTCTCGCTGGTGAATACGGAGAAGGGCCGGCGCTACACGCAGGCGGACGTGCGGCTGGCGGAGGACCTGGCCCGGCGCGCGGCCACATCGCTGGACAACGGCCGGCTGTACACGGAGGCGCACGAGGCGGTGCGGGCGCGCGACTCGTTCCTGTCCGTGGCCTCGCACGAGCTGAACACGCCGCTCACCTCGCTCACCCTCAACGTGCAGGCGCTCCGGCGTCAGCTGGAGGCGCACCCGGCGAGCGTCGGGGACGTGGCGTCCGAGTCCATCTCCAGCAAGGTGCTGTCCGTGCAGCGGCAGCTGTCGCGCATGTCGGGGCTGGTGCGGGAGCTGCTGGACGTCTCGCGAATCACCGCGGGCAAGCTGCGGCTGGAGCGCGAGGAGATGGACCTGGCGGCGCTGGTGCGCGAGCTGGTGCCGCGCTACGCGGAGGAGCTGGCCCGGGCGGGGTGCGCGCTCCGGTTGGAGACGCCTCCGACGGCGACGGGCTCGTGGGACAAGCTGCGCGTGGAGCAGGTGATACAAAATCTCTTGTCCAACGCCATCAAGTACGGCCGGGGGCACCCCATCGAGGTGCAGGTGGGCGTGGACGACCAACGCGCCTGGCTGCTCGTGCGCGACGAGGGCGTGGGCATCGCGGTGGAGGCGCAGTCGCGGCTGTTCCAGCGCTTCGAGCGGCTCGCCAGCGAGCGCCACTATGGCGGACTGGGGCTGGGCCTGTGGATCGTCCGGCAGATTGTCGACGCCATGGACGGACGCATCCTGGTGCGCAGCGCGTCCGGCCAGGGCTCCACCTTCACCGTGGAGCTGCCGCGTCGGCCTCCCGCGGGATGA
- a CDS encoding sensor histidine kinase, protein MAVETSRTGAPGAGEPEAGAPEQAHRSEGELEERVAERTAALEAALRVRDEFLSVASHELRAPLTSLRLYVDGLVRSAQVGALTPDDVPRRLGRVQDQCRRLDRLIATLLDVSQLSTQRPVLDLEEVDLGALVRGTVERMEEDVRRAGCDLYVRAPPGVVGAWDRTRVEQVFTNLLTNALRHAAGTPIEVVLTTEGSFALLWVRDGGPGIREEDQARLFQRFTRLDSRRPGFGLGLWISRQLVELHGGRVSVESTPGKGACFSVRLPLPAPPAGSP, encoded by the coding sequence ATGGCGGTGGAGACGAGTCGGACGGGGGCGCCCGGCGCGGGCGAACCCGAGGCGGGCGCTCCGGAGCAGGCGCACCGGTCCGAGGGGGAGCTGGAGGAGCGGGTGGCGGAGCGCACGGCGGCGCTGGAGGCCGCGCTGCGGGTTCGCGACGAGTTCCTGTCGGTGGCCTCGCACGAGCTGCGCGCCCCGCTGACGTCGCTGCGGCTCTACGTGGACGGGCTGGTGCGCTCCGCGCAGGTGGGCGCGCTCACGCCCGATGACGTGCCCCGGCGCCTGGGGCGTGTCCAGGACCAGTGCCGCCGGTTGGACCGGCTCATCGCCACGCTGCTGGACGTGTCGCAATTGTCCACGCAGCGGCCCGTGTTGGACCTGGAGGAGGTGGACCTGGGCGCGCTGGTGCGTGGCACGGTGGAGCGCATGGAGGAGGACGTGCGTCGGGCGGGCTGTGATTTGTACGTGAGGGCCCCGCCGGGCGTGGTGGGCGCGTGGGACCGCACGCGGGTGGAGCAGGTCTTCACCAACCTGCTCACCAATGCCCTGCGCCACGCGGCGGGGACGCCCATCGAGGTGGTGCTCACCACGGAGGGCTCCTTCGCGCTCCTGTGGGTGCGCGACGGGGGCCCGGGCATCCGCGAGGAGGACCAGGCGCGGCTCTTCCAGCGCTTCACCCGCCTGGACTCGCGACGGCCGGGCTTCGGTCTGGGGCTCTGGATCTCCCGACAGTTGGTGGAGCTTCACGGAGGGCGCGTGTCCGTGGAGAGCACGCCGGGCAAGGGGGCCTGTTTCAGCGTCCGCCTGCCGCTCCCCGCGCCACCCGCGGGCAGTCCCTGA
- a CDS encoding pectin acetylesterase-family hydrolase, which translates to MKRVLVACLAVAALMVPSAARSEVIVSSIVSVLVDGGNNYNWQKVELPGTKCGNGSQFKFFIHKTNSPNLLMLLEGGGACWDYDTCSGRAGLLGAANPNGISDDYITQFTAKYVSPLVNGADPGLPGRSKTNLVTNGWNIVYVPYCTGDVHIGNNVKTYVDPTGANPPLTWHHSGYTNTLAVANYAKTQFPNMQKFLMTGYSAGGTATSAGYYFARRIINPARGYLLNDSGPIFLAPNANFKSRALHDKIRESWNLNSVFGQLPASFSQNDFGTINKMVATEFPNDQLAYTGYTRDYNYSRFSYERFHTPNDKESVHAYWKADEAALVTELNKYNNFSYFIPHERAINSSHCSTIITFIGSHACQQMEKKKWYEYIEAPWQSWKCRSEFVGMDVFLQRFVGNNQRVRIYEPPNGYNAEDPGMGIVAPLINGALGG; encoded by the coding sequence ATGAAGCGCGTACTCGTGGCGTGCCTCGCTGTCGCTGCGCTGATGGTCCCCAGCGCCGCCCGCTCGGAAGTCATCGTCTCATCCATCGTCAGCGTGCTGGTGGATGGCGGCAACAACTACAACTGGCAGAAGGTGGAGCTGCCTGGGACGAAGTGTGGCAATGGCTCCCAGTTCAAGTTCTTCATCCACAAGACGAACTCGCCCAACCTGCTGATGCTGCTCGAGGGCGGCGGCGCGTGCTGGGACTACGACACCTGTAGCGGCCGTGCGGGCCTCCTGGGCGCGGCGAACCCCAACGGCATCTCCGACGACTACATCACCCAGTTCACGGCGAAGTACGTCTCGCCGCTCGTCAACGGCGCGGACCCGGGCCTGCCGGGCCGCAGCAAGACGAACCTGGTGACGAACGGCTGGAACATCGTCTACGTGCCGTACTGCACCGGTGACGTGCACATCGGCAACAACGTGAAGACGTACGTGGACCCGACGGGCGCGAACCCGCCGCTCACGTGGCACCACAGCGGCTACACCAACACGCTGGCGGTGGCGAACTACGCGAAGACGCAGTTCCCCAACATGCAGAAGTTCCTGATGACGGGCTACAGCGCCGGCGGCACGGCGACGTCGGCGGGCTACTACTTCGCGCGGCGCATCATCAACCCGGCGCGGGGCTACCTGCTCAACGACTCCGGCCCCATCTTCCTGGCGCCCAACGCCAACTTCAAGTCGCGCGCCCTGCACGACAAGATTCGCGAGTCGTGGAACCTGAACTCCGTGTTCGGCCAGCTGCCCGCGTCGTTCAGCCAGAACGACTTCGGCACCATCAACAAGATGGTGGCCACGGAGTTCCCGAACGACCAGCTCGCGTACACGGGCTACACGCGTGACTACAACTACTCGCGCTTCTCCTACGAGCGCTTCCACACGCCGAACGACAAGGAGTCCGTGCACGCGTACTGGAAGGCGGACGAGGCCGCGCTGGTGACGGAGCTGAACAAGTACAACAACTTCAGCTACTTCATCCCGCACGAGCGGGCCATCAACTCCAGCCACTGCAGCACCATCATCACCTTCATCGGCTCGCACGCCTGCCAGCAGATGGAGAAGAAGAAGTGGTACGAGTACATCGAGGCGCCGTGGCAGTCGTGGAAGTGCCGCAGCGAGTTCGTGGGCATGGACGTGTTCCTGCAGCGCTTCGTGGGCAACAACCAGCGCGTGCGCATCTACGAGCCGCCCAACGGCTACAACGCCGAGGACCCGGGCATGGGCATCGTCGCGCCGCTCATCAACGGCGCGCTCGGCGGGTAA
- a CDS encoding metal-dependent hydrolase, which produces MDNLTHGLLGLAIGALRRPDVRPGAPARSTPTDRAVLLASVLAAELPDLDTLLARGDAVTVALHAHRGLSHSLVFTPVVALAATLVARAVFRGARWTPVLVTSLVSVVFAHLLPDLWTGWGTRVLLPFSDARLSLDWTVVVDPWVTLPLVVGAVVAWRRRAVWRKAVLVGLACSMAYVGARVVSWGVLTGRVDRAYPEAQAVRVFPAPLSFRTWRYVARLPGDVLAAGELSLLGEPREDRRVEAPVDVLPEDLKAIPTVREALAWARFPLVTVVPVEGGREVRIADLRYHLRGEPTLTFVVRVDKGGKVTDARLERGGSASELLRRWRGGDAREARPD; this is translated from the coding sequence ATGGACAACCTCACCCACGGGCTGCTCGGCCTGGCCATCGGCGCGCTGCGCCGCCCCGACGTGCGCCCCGGCGCCCCGGCGCGGTCGACGCCCACGGACCGGGCGGTGCTGCTGGCGAGCGTGCTGGCCGCGGAGCTGCCGGACCTGGACACGCTCCTGGCACGCGGCGACGCGGTGACGGTGGCGCTGCACGCGCACCGGGGCCTGTCCCACTCGCTCGTCTTCACGCCCGTCGTCGCCCTGGCGGCCACGCTGGTGGCGCGGGCGGTGTTCCGGGGCGCGCGGTGGACGCCCGTGCTGGTGACCAGCCTTGTGTCGGTGGTGTTCGCGCACCTGCTGCCGGATTTGTGGACGGGCTGGGGCACGCGGGTGCTGCTGCCCTTCTCGGACGCGCGGCTGAGCCTGGACTGGACGGTGGTGGTGGACCCGTGGGTGACGCTGCCGCTCGTCGTGGGCGCGGTGGTGGCCTGGCGGCGGCGGGCGGTGTGGCGCAAGGCGGTGCTGGTGGGGCTCGCGTGCTCCATGGCCTACGTCGGCGCGCGGGTGGTCTCGTGGGGCGTGCTGACGGGGCGCGTGGACCGGGCCTATCCCGAGGCCCAGGCGGTGCGAGTCTTCCCCGCCCCGCTGTCGTTCCGCACGTGGCGGTACGTGGCCCGGCTCCCCGGTGACGTGCTCGCGGCGGGAGAGCTGTCGCTCCTCGGTGAGCCGCGCGAGGACCGCCGGGTGGAGGCGCCGGTGGACGTGCTGCCCGAGGACCTGAAGGCCATCCCCACCGTGCGCGAGGCGCTGGCGTGGGCGCGCTTCCCCCTGGTGACGGTGGTGCCGGTGGAGGGTGGGCGCGAGGTGCGCATCGCCGACCTGCGCTACCACCTGCGCGGCGAGCCGACGCTCACGTTCGTCGTGCGCGTGGACAAGGGTGGGAAGGTGACGGACGCGCGGCTGGAGCGCGGAGGGAGCGCGTCCGAGCTCTTGCGTCGGTGGCGCGGTGGAGATGCGCGCGAGGCACGTCCCGACTGA
- a CDS encoding DUF1552 domain-containing protein has translation MLRNLSRRSLLQALAGSTAALPLANLLGTTDAYAQATTPPLRFIAIFTAHGCLPEYWNPQGGETDFNLDFPNSMLQPLQAHRSKLLVLDGLDYQVLYEHGLTGHEGGPLTFLTGSKVNTASGDDLPENASLDQVLAAQIGGATRFRSIQLNAWEQFGGQHVYNSISFTPNGGRVPFERDPAGVYQRLFGNAPSPSQDPGEAAQNTARRKSLLDYLIKDATRLSKRLAGAEKQKLETHLESLRDIERRLGSLSTTPGPTAQQEEPQPEEAACSGGTPPPAFDIGQLGNLDNMPTLTKLHLDLIVRAFACDLTRVATLTIPGPSMPWLGIHEDTHNDLAHRLDVTDEPLRSDIRGKMVKVQRWYAEQVAYLMNGLASIPEGSGTALDNTLILWGNELGDASGHMNVRVPTVLAGGAGGKFRMGRFLRLRPAGSNPLNNWGGPGTPLPGAVAHNKLLVSIAQAFGVNVNTFGHQDFKGPLSGLT, from the coding sequence ATGCTCCGCAATCTTTCCCGACGCTCCCTGCTCCAGGCCCTGGCGGGCTCGACGGCGGCGCTGCCCCTGGCCAACCTGCTCGGCACCACGGACGCATACGCCCAGGCCACCACGCCGCCCCTGCGCTTCATCGCCATCTTCACCGCCCACGGGTGCCTTCCGGAGTACTGGAACCCGCAGGGTGGGGAGACGGACTTCAACCTCGACTTCCCCAACTCCATGCTGCAGCCGCTCCAGGCCCACCGCTCCAAGCTGCTGGTGCTGGATGGCCTGGACTACCAGGTGCTCTACGAGCACGGTCTCACGGGCCACGAGGGCGGTCCGCTCACGTTCCTCACCGGCAGCAAGGTGAACACCGCCAGCGGTGACGACCTGCCGGAGAACGCCTCGCTGGACCAGGTGCTGGCGGCGCAGATTGGTGGCGCCACGCGCTTCCGCTCCATCCAGCTCAACGCCTGGGAGCAGTTCGGCGGCCAGCACGTCTACAACAGCATCAGCTTCACGCCGAACGGTGGCCGCGTGCCCTTCGAGCGCGACCCCGCGGGCGTCTACCAGCGCCTGTTCGGCAACGCGCCGTCGCCCTCCCAGGACCCGGGCGAGGCGGCGCAGAACACCGCGCGTCGCAAGAGCCTGCTGGACTACCTCATCAAGGACGCCACGCGGTTGAGCAAGCGGCTTGCGGGCGCGGAGAAGCAGAAGCTGGAGACGCACCTGGAGTCGCTGCGCGACATCGAGCGGCGGCTGGGCTCGCTGAGCACCACGCCCGGGCCGACGGCGCAGCAGGAGGAGCCGCAGCCGGAGGAGGCCGCGTGCAGCGGTGGCACGCCGCCCCCGGCGTTCGACATCGGCCAGCTCGGCAACCTCGACAACATGCCGACGCTGACCAAGCTGCACCTGGACCTCATCGTCCGGGCCTTCGCGTGTGATTTGACGCGCGTGGCGACGCTGACGATTCCTGGTCCGTCGATGCCCTGGCTCGGCATCCACGAGGACACGCACAACGACCTGGCGCACCGGCTCGACGTGACGGACGAGCCCTTGCGCTCGGACATTCGCGGGAAGATGGTGAAGGTGCAGCGCTGGTACGCCGAGCAGGTGGCCTATCTGATGAACGGCCTGGCCTCCATCCCGGAGGGCAGCGGCACCGCGCTGGACAACACCCTCATCCTCTGGGGCAACGAGCTGGGGGATGCGTCCGGCCACATGAACGTGCGCGTGCCCACGGTGCTCGCGGGCGGCGCGGGCGGGAAGTTCCGCATGGGCCGCTTCCTGCGGCTGCGTCCGGCGGGCTCCAACCCGCTGAACAACTGGGGCGGGCCGGGCACGCCGCTGCCGGGCGCCGTCGCGCACAACAAGCTGCTGGTGTCCATCGCCCAGGCCTTCGGGGTGAACGTGAACACCTTCGGCCATCAGGACTTCAAGGGGCCCCTGTCGGGGCTGACCTGA
- a CDS encoding DUF1592 domain-containing protein: MRIIRYCLPAALLLVTASCSGNSSGGDPPEVTEAAPARVRRITRAEYDNSVYSIVKNPTPVPMAQLFAPEDTLLGFTTHDRLQVTPLLADQLDSAAERNWGPVAVNNLASEYECAAGKSEEDCARAFIRVLGARAFRRPVVADEEKDLLELWNAVRKDTSPKAAAEYVIQAVLTSASFLYRTELGESGAPANQVVWLTQQEIASSISFAITGAPPDAELTAAAAAGVLKSADVRESHARRLLKTKQSQQYLQRFVIEWLGLSGLESLNKNNQVFPDFSVAFKDSSRRETLTFIDHVLANEEASIKTLLGADYTFADGRMSLFYGTTLTPDGTIGRVPLPANRVGILTHASVLTTYALFDSSSPIRRGKFVLTRLLCREVPPPPPSIIIIPPAVDPTSTTRARFAAHTNNPACAGCHRDLDPIGFGMEDYDGLGKYRTEENGLPVDASGSVVTEDGTHPFTGGAALARFLSESPDVANCVPLQLFRYVMGRDEDTVDARTLEDMRRGFRADPKLKLGDALVALVRSPYFVHRRTTSPE, from the coding sequence ATGCGAATCATCCGTTATTGCCTCCCCGCGGCGCTGCTGTTGGTGACCGCATCCTGCTCAGGCAACTCATCCGGCGGAGACCCTCCCGAGGTCACGGAGGCAGCACCCGCGCGCGTGCGCCGCATCACCCGCGCCGAGTACGACAACAGCGTCTACTCCATCGTGAAGAACCCCACGCCCGTGCCCATGGCGCAGCTGTTCGCGCCCGAGGACACGCTTTTGGGCTTCACCACGCATGACCGGTTGCAGGTGACGCCGCTGCTCGCGGACCAGCTCGACAGCGCGGCGGAGCGCAACTGGGGGCCCGTCGCCGTCAACAACCTGGCCAGCGAGTACGAGTGCGCCGCGGGGAAGAGCGAGGAGGACTGCGCCCGCGCCTTCATCCGCGTGCTGGGCGCCCGGGCCTTCCGTCGCCCCGTCGTGGCCGACGAGGAGAAGGACCTGCTCGAGCTGTGGAACGCGGTCCGCAAGGACACGAGCCCCAAGGCCGCGGCCGAGTACGTCATCCAGGCCGTGCTGACGTCGGCGTCCTTCCTGTACCGCACGGAGCTGGGTGAGTCCGGCGCGCCCGCCAACCAGGTGGTGTGGCTGACGCAGCAGGAGATCGCCTCCTCGATTTCGTTCGCCATCACCGGCGCCCCGCCGGACGCGGAGCTGACGGCCGCCGCGGCGGCGGGCGTGCTCAAGTCCGCGGACGTGCGCGAGTCCCACGCGCGCCGCCTGCTGAAGACGAAGCAGTCCCAGCAGTACCTGCAGCGCTTCGTCATCGAGTGGCTGGGCCTGTCCGGCCTGGAGAGCCTCAACAAGAACAACCAGGTGTTCCCCGACTTCAGCGTGGCGTTCAAGGACTCCAGCCGCCGGGAGACCTTGACGTTCATCGACCATGTGCTCGCCAACGAGGAGGCGTCCATCAAGACGCTGCTCGGCGCCGACTACACGTTCGCGGACGGGCGCATGTCGCTGTTCTACGGCACGACGCTGACGCCGGATGGCACCATCGGCCGGGTGCCGCTGCCGGCCAACCGCGTGGGCATCCTCACGCACGCCAGCGTGCTGACGACGTACGCGCTGTTCGACTCCAGCTCGCCCATCCGCCGCGGCAAGTTCGTCCTCACGCGCCTCTTGTGCCGCGAGGTGCCGCCGCCTCCGCCGTCCATCATCATCATCCCGCCCGCCGTGGACCCCACCTCCACGACGCGTGCCCGCTTCGCCGCGCACACCAACAACCCGGCCTGCGCGGGCTGCCACCGCGACCTGGACCCCATCGGCTTCGGCATGGAGGACTACGACGGCCTGGGCAAGTACCGCACGGAGGAGAACGGCCTGCCGGTGGACGCCAGCGGCTCGGTCGTCACCGAGGACGGGACGCACCCGTTCACCGGCGGCGCCGCGCTCGCGCGCTTCCTGTCGGAGAGCCCGGACGTGGCCAACTGCGTGCCGCTGCAGCTCTTCCGCTACGTCATGGGCCGCGACGAGGACACCGTCGATGCCAGGACGCTGGAGGACATGCGCCGCGGCTTTCGCGCGGACCCGAAGCTGAAGCTGGGCGACGCGCTCGTGGCGCTCGTCCGCTCCCCCTATTTCGTCCACCGGCGCACCACTTCCCCCGAGTAG
- the rpiA gene encoding ribose-5-phosphate isomerase RpiA, with protein sequence MADDAAERTARYKREAAEAAVERFFQAGMRVGLGTGSTAAFVVRALAARRERGLLLDVLGVPTSLATEALARELRVPLTTLDAHPVLDVTIDGADEVAPELSVIKGGGGALLREKIVAQASRRVVIVADVAKLSPRLGTHWPVPVEVLPFGWRSQQRFLEALGARVTPRSRADGSPFHTDQGNLVLDCAFGPIDTPVSLAARLDSRAGVVGHGLFLGLVTDLVVAGPSGVEHRVARS encoded by the coding sequence ATGGCGGACGACGCGGCCGAGCGGACGGCGCGCTACAAGCGCGAGGCGGCGGAGGCGGCGGTGGAGCGCTTCTTCCAGGCGGGCATGCGGGTGGGCCTGGGCACGGGCAGCACCGCGGCCTTCGTGGTGCGCGCGCTGGCGGCGCGGCGTGAGCGCGGGCTGCTGCTCGATGTGCTCGGCGTCCCCACGTCGCTCGCCACCGAGGCGCTCGCGCGCGAGCTGCGGGTGCCGCTCACCACGCTGGACGCGCATCCGGTGCTGGACGTCACCATCGACGGCGCGGACGAGGTCGCACCCGAGCTGTCCGTCATCAAGGGCGGCGGCGGGGCGCTGCTGCGCGAGAAGATTGTCGCGCAGGCCAGCCGCCGCGTCGTCATCGTCGCGGACGTGGCGAAATTGTCACCGAGGCTCGGCACGCACTGGCCCGTGCCGGTGGAGGTGCTGCCCTTCGGCTGGCGCTCCCAGCAGCGGTTCCTCGAAGCGCTCGGCGCGCGCGTGACACCCCGCTCACGCGCGGACGGGAGTCCCTTCCACACGGACCAGGGCAACCTGGTCCTCGACTGCGCCTTCGGTCCCATCGACACGCCCGTGTCACTCGCCGCGCGGCTGGACTCGCGCGCGGGGGTCGTGGGGCACGGCCTGTTCCTGGGCCTCGTCACGGACCTCGTCGTCGCGGGTCCCTCGGGGGTCGAGCACCGCGTGGCTCGTTCTTGA
- a CDS encoding SBBP repeat-containing protein, giving the protein MVRKWWCGACGVASTVAILGAPLASAQALNAPVWQRQFGSAADEQALAVASVGDAVYVAGHTGGQFGEEPAAGGQDVFVVKQGTDGKVHWVQQVGTAMNDRALAVTADAAGNVYVAGYTWGSFLPYVNKGGTDFFVLKLSASGVLQWVWQEGTETDDFATGLAVTRKSGQDGLFLAGYSLGRIDGTPTPGNYDVVVAKLDTGGNPYWMRQFGSSRGDVALGVAVSSREEVYLAGYTQGSIDGVTSTNNTVDLFLAKYDVAGNQKWVRQLGSNSDDYGTGVAVDASGAAYVSGYTFGALDGNVRVGTYDAVLVKYDEAGHKQWTRQPGTTTTDYAQGVAVGADGRVHLVGHTSGALDGNVVLGGTDVFVSSYDTAGKPLGTRQVGSSASDRGQAVTVGADGGVYAVGYSWGSLPGNVNAGGFDATVFRF; this is encoded by the coding sequence ATGGTTCGGAAGTGGTGGTGTGGCGCATGTGGTGTCGCGAGCACGGTGGCCATCCTGGGCGCACCGCTGGCGAGTGCCCAAGCCCTGAACGCACCTGTCTGGCAACGACAGTTCGGAAGCGCCGCGGATGAGCAGGCGCTGGCCGTGGCCTCGGTCGGTGACGCCGTCTATGTCGCGGGGCACACCGGCGGGCAGTTCGGTGAGGAGCCGGCGGCGGGCGGGCAGGACGTGTTCGTGGTGAAGCAGGGCACGGACGGCAAGGTGCACTGGGTCCAGCAGGTGGGCACGGCGATGAATGACCGGGCGCTCGCGGTGACGGCGGACGCGGCGGGCAACGTCTATGTCGCCGGCTACACGTGGGGCAGCTTCCTGCCGTACGTGAACAAGGGCGGCACGGACTTCTTCGTGCTGAAGCTCAGCGCGTCGGGCGTATTGCAGTGGGTATGGCAGGAGGGCACCGAGACGGATGACTTCGCCACGGGCCTGGCCGTCACGCGCAAGTCGGGGCAGGACGGCCTGTTCCTCGCGGGCTATTCGCTGGGCCGCATCGACGGCACGCCGACGCCGGGCAACTACGACGTGGTGGTGGCGAAGCTCGACACCGGCGGCAACCCCTACTGGATGCGCCAGTTCGGCAGCTCGCGCGGCGACGTGGCCCTGGGCGTGGCGGTGAGCTCGCGCGAGGAGGTGTATCTCGCCGGCTACACGCAGGGCAGCATCGACGGCGTGACGTCCACGAACAACACGGTGGACCTGTTCCTGGCGAAGTACGACGTGGCGGGGAACCAGAAGTGGGTGCGGCAGCTGGGCTCGAACAGCGATGACTACGGCACGGGCGTCGCCGTGGATGCGTCCGGCGCGGCCTACGTCTCCGGCTACACCTTCGGCGCGCTCGACGGGAATGTCCGCGTGGGCACCTACGACGCGGTGCTGGTGAAGTACGACGAGGCGGGCCACAAGCAGTGGACGCGGCAGCCAGGCACCACGACGACGGACTACGCGCAGGGCGTCGCGGTGGGCGCGGACGGACGCGTGCACCTGGTGGGGCACACGTCGGGCGCGCTGGACGGCAACGTCGTGCTGGGCGGCACCGACGTGTTCGTCAGCTCGTATGACACCGCGGGCAAGCCCCTGGGCACGCGGCAGGTGGGCTCGAGCGCCTCCGACCGCGGCCAGGCGGTGACGGTGGGCGCCGACGGCGGCGTGTACGCCGTGGGCTACTCCTGGGGCAGCCTGCCCGGGAACGTCAACGCGGGCGGCTTCGACGCCACCGTGTTCCGCTTCTAG
- a CDS encoding outer membrane beta-barrel protein yields the protein MRLVLDSTLHSTEGFMTGRLSWALAAAVALGSAGASAQEVATYSAPTGLEVTVGLGFQAGVGHVYKNGMRLNQTIGDVKLSDAANGAVPFVAELGYRVTPNWFIGAYGSYTHIITKENPYSCFEGWECAASQLRFGPQVQYHFSPTASFDPFVGMGFGMVILRNENSGPVQTQAGTGNLKLKSSTRGPEFVNLTLGGKWRLGHSLSFGPFLTATFGRYTTRSGDTTLTLPSPLPTTTTPLGYADDGTYGAFMLGVRGSWNI from the coding sequence ATGCGGCTTGTTCTAGATTCAACGCTCCACTCGACGGAGGGGTTTATGACGGGAAGGCTGAGTTGGGCCCTGGCGGCAGCGGTTGCACTGGGTTCGGCGGGCGCGAGCGCGCAGGAAGTCGCGACGTACAGTGCGCCGACAGGTTTGGAAGTCACCGTCGGACTCGGGTTCCAAGCCGGCGTGGGCCACGTCTACAAGAATGGCATGCGGCTGAATCAGACCATCGGTGATGTGAAGCTCAGTGACGCGGCCAACGGCGCGGTGCCCTTCGTGGCGGAGCTGGGCTACCGGGTGACGCCGAACTGGTTCATCGGTGCCTACGGCAGCTACACGCACATCATCACCAAGGAGAATCCGTACTCCTGCTTCGAGGGTTGGGAGTGTGCCGCCTCGCAGCTTCGCTTCGGTCCTCAGGTCCAGTATCACTTCTCGCCCACGGCCTCGTTCGACCCGTTCGTCGGAATGGGCTTCGGCATGGTCATCCTGCGCAACGAGAACTCCGGCCCCGTGCAGACGCAGGCCGGTACCGGCAACCTGAAGCTGAAGAGCAGCACGCGTGGCCCCGAGTTCGTCAACCTCACGCTGGGTGGCAAGTGGCGCCTGGGGCACTCGCTGTCGTTCGGCCCCTTCCTGACGGCCACCTTCGGGCGCTACACCACGCGCTCGGGCGACACCACGCTGACGTTGCCCTCGCCGCTGCCCACCACCACGACGCCGCTCGGCTACGCGGATGACGGCACGTACGGGGCGTTCATGCTGGGCGTCCGAGGCAGCTGGAACATCTGA